The Flavobacteriales bacterium genome contains the following window.
AAACTTTGCTGCAAGTACTGAATACGAATGGCACACTAAAGCTTGGTGTACGGGTAATGTTGACGCTAACGGCGACTCAGATCCTATGTACCACTCAGGCTGGGGTGACTTCTCTACGTTCTCTACACAAGATCCTTGTGACAAGATGCCAACCAACCTATCGACTAGTGCCAACGGTGCACAGACAGCGATTACTATGTCTTGGGATACGCCAGAAAGTGGTGCTCCAGACCACTACTTCCTTGAGCTGACTAACGTCACTACAGGTCAAGTGTGGGCATGGAACAACGTCGCTGGTTCGGATAACTCTAAGACTAAGTTTGGTTTAACTGCTGGTGATTACTCTTGGAGAATCCGTGGTGCTTGTGGTACTAGTGGTACTTCATGGGCAACTATTTTCTCACAGCCTGTTGAATATACTTTAGGTGGGGCTAGATTAGAGAACAGTACTGTGGCTAACTTGGATGTATATCCTAACCCATCAAGAGACATCTTTAACGTTACGTTTACTTCTGAGGTAACTCAAAATGTAATGATAACTGTTGTTAATATGTTGGGTGAAGAGGTGTTTGTTGAAGAATTTACAAATGTTAAAGGATCATTTAGCCAACAAATTGATATGGCTACACAATCCAAAGGAATTTATTCCCTAAAGATTTCTAATTCCGCTCTTAGTATTTACAGAAGAATAGCTCTTCAATAAAAAACAGCGAGGCTATAAG
Protein-coding sequences here:
- a CDS encoding T9SS type A sorting domain-containing protein, producing NFAASTEYEWHTKAWCTGNVDANGDSDPMYHSGWGDFSTFSTQDPCDKMPTNLSTSANGAQTAITMSWDTPESGAPDHYFLELTNVTTGQVWAWNNVAGSDNSKTKFGLTAGDYSWRIRGACGTSGTSWATIFSQPVEYTLGGARLENSTVANLDVYPNPSRDIFNVTFTSEVTQNVMITVVNMLGEEVFVEEFTNVKGSFSQQIDMATQSKGIYSLKISNSALSIYRRIALQ